From Deinococcus terrestris, a single genomic window includes:
- a CDS encoding antitoxin has translation MTTAKVFQSGNSQAVRLPREMRLDVSEVEITRHGDLLILRPIRTEATLASAFDALAGIGDDFLPEGRQQGEAQEQEAF, from the coding sequence ATGACCACAGCCAAGGTGTTCCAGAGTGGCAACTCCCAGGCCGTCCGCCTCCCCCGCGAGATGCGGTTGGACGTCAGTGAGGTCGAGATCACCCGCCACGGTGATCTGCTGATCCTCAGACCCATTCGCACGGAGGCCACACTCGCCTCCGCTTTCGATGCGTTGGCGGGGATCGGCGACGACTTTCTGCCGGAAGGGCGTCAGCAGGGCGAGGCCCAGGAGCAGGAAGCGTTTTGA
- a CDS encoding ArsR/SmtB family transcription factor — translation MTAAASPEPQTLTVLKALANNIRYEIVRILARGERCVCDLEAALNLPQSKVSYHLAALRDAGLIVGEQRGKNSFYRLLPEPLYLLGGELLRDIYLAELPLTYQSGPVC, via the coding sequence ATGACTGCCGCGGCTTCCCCTGAACCACAGACCCTGACTGTCCTCAAGGCGCTGGCGAACAACATCCGCTATGAGATCGTCCGGATCCTGGCGCGGGGCGAGCGCTGCGTCTGCGACCTGGAGGCCGCGCTGAATCTGCCGCAAAGCAAGGTCTCCTATCACTTGGCGGCTCTGCGCGACGCTGGCCTGATTGTCGGGGAACAACGCGGTAAAAACAGCTTCTACCGCCTGTTGCCGGAGCCGCTGTACCTGCTGGGTGGCGAGCTGCTGCGCGACATCTACCTCGCTGAACTACCCCTGACCTATCAATCTGGGCCGGTGTGTTAG
- a CDS encoding DUF790 family protein — protein MLPTELLMFRVRGGVVEPKRLKPTPGNLQLAQTLIRTFEANLGKRRADLDEDLRVLAAGRPDFKVLRGMAHLLSNGSSTFETGGHAEPSLVRKKVFELAQAHPPSRLRRDLVLEQAARSLSNECPLSAEDVAAALYADLPDQQTLTAFDPPEPQALIERWDLAQAQGVLYRAYSLILTARPNEPARYKQLLKYTRFFGLMLTVEGDPVHGFTLTLDGPTSLFGGTTRYGLALSKFLPALLHVTKWDLTATLKPRRDLAWVDPKDEEWQFGLTSEDGYVSHYPEPKEHDSALESGFSERFVKLETAWKLEREVDLVPVPGGVILPDFRLAHTDGRSVLVEIVGYWRPEYLRKKFDLLRKSGRQDVIVCVSERLNLERAGVDPSDFDERLVWFKGVLNPKEVLAVAERLTAELPRP, from the coding sequence ATGCTCCCCACTGAACTCCTGATGTTCAGGGTCCGGGGCGGCGTGGTGGAGCCGAAGCGCCTCAAGCCCACACCGGGCAACCTCCAGCTCGCCCAGACCCTGATCCGCACCTTCGAGGCCAACCTGGGGAAGCGACGGGCCGACCTTGACGAGGACCTGAGAGTGCTGGCAGCCGGGCGGCCGGACTTCAAGGTGCTGCGAGGGATGGCGCATCTGCTGAGCAACGGGTCGAGCACCTTTGAGACGGGGGGACACGCGGAACCGTCCCTGGTGCGGAAAAAGGTCTTCGAGCTGGCGCAGGCCCACCCGCCCAGCCGACTGCGGCGTGACCTGGTGCTGGAGCAGGCTGCCCGGTCACTCTCCAATGAGTGTCCCCTCTCTGCTGAGGACGTGGCCGCTGCCCTGTACGCTGATCTGCCGGACCAGCAGACATTAACGGCCTTCGATCCGCCCGAGCCGCAGGCCCTGATTGAGCGCTGGGACCTCGCCCAGGCCCAGGGGGTGCTCTACCGCGCCTACAGCCTGATTCTGACGGCCCGGCCCAACGAGCCCGCCCGGTACAAGCAACTGCTGAAATACACCCGTTTCTTCGGCCTGATGCTGACGGTGGAGGGTGATCCGGTCCACGGCTTCACCCTGACCCTGGACGGTCCGACCTCCCTCTTCGGGGGCACGACCCGCTATGGACTGGCGCTGTCGAAGTTCCTGCCCGCACTGCTGCACGTCACGAAATGGGACCTGACCGCGACCCTCAAGCCCCGGCGGGACCTGGCCTGGGTGGACCCGAAGGACGAGGAATGGCAGTTCGGGCTGACGAGCGAGGACGGGTACGTCAGCCACTACCCCGAGCCAAAGGAGCACGACAGCGCCCTGGAGTCGGGCTTTTCCGAGCGCTTCGTCAAGCTGGAGACCGCGTGGAAGCTGGAGCGGGAGGTGGACCTGGTGCCTGTGCCGGGGGGCGTGATCCTGCCCGACTTCCGCCTCGCCCACACGGACGGCCGCAGCGTGCTGGTAGAAATCGTGGGGTACTGGCGCCCGGAGTACCTGCGGAAGAAGTTCGATCTGCTGCGGAAGTCGGGCAGGCAGGACGTGATCGTGTGTGTCTCCGAGCGACTCAACCTGGAGCGGGCGGGGGTGGACCCCTCGGACTTCGACGAGCGGCTGGTGTGGTTTAAGGGCGTGCTGAATCCGAAAGAGGTGCTGGCGGTCGCGGAGCGGCTGACGGCAGAGCTGCCTCGGCCTTGA
- the vapC gene encoding type II toxin-antitoxin system tRNA(fMet)-specific endonuclease VapC codes for MTLRYLLDTTICIFIIKNKPAAVRERFAGLRPGAVGLSAVTEAELLHGVYKSARIEHNLAAVLDFASQLVVVPFDSQVADAYGRIRAELEKAGQPIGPLDFQIAATAVAHGLILVTNNTCEFARVPDLKIEDWTL; via the coding sequence TTGACCCTCCGTTACCTGCTCGACACCACCATCTGCATCTTCATCATCAAGAACAAACCGGCCGCCGTCCGGGAGCGGTTCGCTGGGCTACGACCGGGTGCAGTGGGGCTGAGCGCCGTGACCGAAGCGGAGCTGCTGCACGGGGTCTATAAGAGTGCACGGATCGAGCACAACCTCGCCGCCGTGCTGGACTTTGCCTCGCAACTGGTGGTGGTCCCTTTCGATTCGCAGGTCGCGGACGCCTACGGGCGCATTCGGGCCGAGCTGGAGAAGGCCGGGCAGCCCATCGGTCCCCTGGACTTTCAGATCGCGGCCACGGCGGTCGCCCACGGCCTGATCCTCGTGACCAACAACACCTGCGAGTTCGCACGGGTGCCGGACCTGAAGATCGAAGACTGGACCCTATAG
- a CDS encoding DEAD/DEAH box helicase family protein → MAVTLRLDRGTLVMYEVPEVVSHLFTWDARSQSYRAPGQVYREVMETLGQAGVKVRDEAAGFLKLDLGYARDIEPYRHQQGALNAWKRAGRRGVVVLPTGAGKTLVAQLALRDTPRSALICVPTLDLMHQWYAGLLAAFPDAQVGLLGGGSKDDTPILVSTYDSAAIHAEDLAGRYALQIFDECHHLPSPFMRVIAEMGLAPYRLGLSATLKRSDGREADLGGLIGPVVYSVAPEELAGDSLSEYREVIIRVRLSLLEQERYDECIRLRTDFLRRSGIRLGSLEGWQKFVMSSGSAQGRAAMLAHLEAKSLAYGTEGKLRVLEEIFANHPQERTLIFTNDNAAVYRISHEFLVPTITHQTPVKERHKLLERFRDGTYRILATSRVLNEGIDVPEASVAVVLSGTATEREYVQRLGRILRKSDGKQAVLYEVITEGTSEERVSQQRRGQWQPGVRAETPVWEDLNAPH, encoded by the coding sequence ATGGCCGTCACCTTGCGACTCGACCGGGGCACCCTCGTCATGTACGAGGTGCCGGAGGTGGTCTCGCACCTGTTTACCTGGGACGCCCGCAGCCAGTCTTACCGCGCTCCGGGGCAGGTCTACCGAGAGGTCATGGAAACGCTGGGCCAGGCGGGGGTCAAGGTCCGGGACGAGGCGGCGGGCTTCCTCAAACTCGACTTGGGCTACGCCCGCGACATTGAGCCCTACCGTCACCAACAGGGCGCCCTGAACGCCTGGAAGCGGGCAGGGCGCCGGGGTGTGGTGGTCCTGCCAACCGGGGCCGGAAAAACGCTGGTCGCGCAGCTCGCCCTGCGGGATACCCCCCGCAGCGCCCTGATCTGCGTACCCACCCTCGACCTGATGCACCAGTGGTACGCCGGGCTGCTGGCCGCGTTTCCCGACGCCCAGGTGGGCCTGCTGGGCGGCGGCAGCAAGGACGACACGCCCATCCTGGTGAGCACCTACGACTCGGCCGCAATCCACGCCGAGGACCTGGCCGGGCGATATGCCCTCCAGATTTTCGACGAGTGCCATCACCTGCCGTCCCCGTTCATGCGGGTAATCGCAGAGATGGGTCTGGCCCCCTACCGCCTCGGCCTGTCGGCCACCCTGAAGCGCAGCGACGGGCGGGAAGCGGACCTGGGCGGCCTGATCGGCCCGGTCGTGTACTCGGTCGCGCCGGAGGAGCTGGCAGGGGACAGCCTGTCCGAGTACCGCGAAGTCATCATCCGGGTGCGGCTCAGCCTCCTGGAACAGGAGCGTTACGACGAGTGCATCCGACTCCGCACCGACTTCCTGCGGCGCTCCGGCATCCGGCTGGGCAGCCTCGAAGGCTGGCAGAAGTTCGTGATGTCGAGCGGGAGTGCCCAGGGCCGAGCGGCCATGCTCGCGCACCTGGAAGCGAAGTCCCTGGCCTATGGCACCGAGGGCAAGCTGCGCGTGCTGGAGGAGATTTTCGCCAACCACCCGCAGGAGCGGACCCTGATCTTTACGAACGATAACGCGGCGGTCTACCGGATCAGCCATGAGTTTCTGGTCCCGACCATCACGCACCAGACGCCCGTGAAGGAGCGGCACAAGCTGCTGGAGCGCTTCCGGGACGGTACTTACCGCATCCTGGCGACCAGCCGGGTGCTGAACGAGGGCATCGATGTGCCGGAGGCGAGTGTGGCGGTGGTGCTGTCGGGCACGGCCACCGAGCGCGAGTACGTGCAGCGGCTGGGGCGCATCCTGCGGAAGTCGGATGGCAAACAGGCGGTGCTGTACGAGGTCATCACCGAGGGCACCTCCGAGGAGCGCGTCAGCCAGCAGCGCCGGGGCCAGTGGCAGCCGGGCGTGCGGGCAGAAACGCCCGTCTGGGAGGACCTGAATGCTCCCCACTGA
- a CDS encoding LLM class flavin-dependent oxidoreductase — protein sequence MTSLFITRNPQTSSPSKANPPQENPTMPVSVPLSLLDLARVQPNEPAAEGLARSVRLARTADQLGYHRLWFAEHHNMRAVASAATALIIQHVAAQTTNLRVGAGGVMLPNHSPLVIAEQYGTLETLFPGRIDLGLGRAPGTDMDTMRALRRDGRESDRFPSDVVELHGFLSGHTHIPGVHAYPGRGTNVPLFILGSSLFGAQLAAQLGLPYAFASHFAPQALNQAARIYRETFESSGPLAGPDAKPHFMAAVNVIAADDVETAREQRRQAEDEWLQGILGRQHTLSQEELAAVRHMPQARQVLTMLDRTIAGTQADVISGLEALVEEVQADELILVNLAVGEEHKHRTLELLAPKAAS from the coding sequence GTGACTTCGCTGTTCATCACTCGAAATCCACAGACCTCTTCCCCCTCAAAAGCGAACCCTCCTCAGGAGAACCCCACCATGCCTGTCTCCGTTCCACTCTCACTTCTGGATCTGGCACGCGTCCAGCCCAATGAACCTGCCGCGGAAGGCCTCGCCCGGAGCGTCCGGCTCGCCCGCACCGCCGACCAACTCGGTTACCACCGCCTGTGGTTTGCAGAGCACCACAACATGCGCGCCGTCGCTTCGGCAGCGACAGCCCTGATCATTCAACATGTGGCCGCTCAGACGACGAATCTTCGCGTCGGGGCGGGCGGGGTCATGCTGCCCAATCATTCACCCCTGGTGATCGCAGAGCAGTACGGCACGCTGGAGACCTTGTTCCCTGGCCGCATTGACCTGGGCCTCGGGCGTGCGCCCGGAACAGACATGGACACCATGCGGGCCCTGCGCCGAGATGGGCGCGAGTCGGACCGTTTCCCCTCAGATGTGGTTGAGCTGCACGGCTTCCTGAGCGGTCACACCCACATTCCTGGCGTTCATGCGTACCCAGGGAGGGGAACCAACGTTCCTCTCTTTATCCTCGGATCGTCGCTGTTCGGGGCTCAACTGGCCGCTCAGCTCGGCCTGCCCTACGCCTTTGCTTCGCACTTCGCGCCCCAGGCCCTGAACCAGGCGGCCCGCATCTACCGGGAAACCTTTGAGTCATCTGGCCCGCTGGCTGGCCCAGACGCAAAGCCGCACTTCATGGCTGCCGTCAACGTGATCGCTGCCGACGACGTGGAGACCGCCCGTGAGCAGCGCAGACAGGCCGAAGATGAATGGCTTCAGGGGATTCTGGGGCGCCAGCACACCCTGAGTCAGGAAGAACTTGCGGCCGTGCGCCACATGCCCCAGGCGCGGCAGGTCCTGACGATGCTCGACAGGACGATAGCTGGAACCCAGGCCGACGTGATCTCCGGCCTGGAGGCTCTGGTCGAGGAGGTCCAGGCCGATGAACTCATTCTTGTGAACCTGGCTGTCGGAGAAGAGCACAAGCACCGCACCCTGGAACTTCTCGCACCCAAAGCAGCTTCCTGA
- a CDS encoding IS4 family transposase: MIRPSAARSHVDTLAEYLKERLAHHRRDTLRRVAEVLFGILQAESTLHRKIALHIDREATPASITRMVARTFHETNLTPQDVCDVLLPLLPSGKLTFVMDRTNWKFGSHDFNLLVLGVSLGGVVLPLTWKVLPHGGNSDMRGRMLLVGLLLKRLPARRWAVLIADREFIGQEWFSFLRDRKIKRCIRIRQNTLLDDEPARNAFEDLKPGEVRSVFEQVWIYGSPMQVVATLSPRGERVLVASDLSVWNTLTTYRLRWNIECTFSAMKTRGLNLEQTHMTQPDRLSRLFGLLSLALAWMVRIGEWRAEQQPIPTKKHARPAISRASYGRELLCAALRWGKTTFYTHFALLKSPFPTPERRKTQPVRY; the protein is encoded by the coding sequence GTGATCCGTCCCAGTGCCGCCCGTTCACATGTTGACACGCTCGCTGAGTACCTGAAAGAGCGTCTCGCTCACCACCGCCGCGATACCCTGCGCCGCGTGGCCGAAGTTCTGTTCGGGATTCTTCAGGCCGAGTCCACCCTCCACCGCAAGATCGCACTGCACATCGACCGCGAAGCGACGCCAGCGTCGATCACCCGGATGGTCGCGCGGACCTTTCACGAAACGAATCTCACGCCGCAGGACGTCTGCGACGTCCTGCTTCCCCTCCTGCCTTCAGGCAAGCTGACTTTCGTGATGGACCGGACAAACTGGAAGTTCGGCTCACACGACTTCAATCTGCTGGTGTTGGGGGTCTCTCTCGGTGGAGTGGTGCTGCCGCTCACCTGGAAGGTGTTGCCGCATGGCGGCAACAGTGACATGCGGGGCCGCATGCTGCTGGTGGGCTTGCTCCTGAAACGCCTTCCTGCCCGGCGCTGGGCTGTGCTGATTGCCGACCGAGAGTTTATCGGGCAGGAATGGTTCAGCTTCCTGCGAGATCGCAAGATCAAGCGGTGCATCCGGATTCGGCAAAACACGCTGCTGGACGATGAACCTGCACGCAACGCCTTCGAGGACTTGAAGCCTGGGGAAGTGCGCAGCGTGTTCGAGCAGGTCTGGATCTATGGCAGCCCGATGCAGGTTGTGGCAACGCTCTCCCCGCGGGGAGAGCGTGTCCTGGTCGCCTCCGACCTGTCTGTCTGGAACACCCTGACGACATACCGACTCAGGTGGAACATCGAATGCACCTTCTCCGCAATGAAGACCCGGGGCCTGAATCTCGAACAGACGCACATGACCCAACCTGACCGTCTTTCACGACTCTTCGGCCTGCTCAGCTTGGCATTGGCGTGGATGGTTCGGATTGGGGAATGGCGAGCCGAGCAACAGCCCATTCCCACCAAGAAACATGCTCGCCCGGCGATCAGCCGGGCGAGCTACGGACGCGAACTGCTCTGTGCCGCTTTACGCTGGGGGAAAACCACGTTCTATACGCACTTCGCACTGCTTAAATCCCCTTTTCCCACTCCTGAACGGCGAAAAACACAACCTGTCAGGTACTGA
- a CDS encoding excalibur calcium-binding domain-containing protein has product MRGLLALTVLALGTAQAAPLTIRFLDVGQGDAVLITSPEGKSVLYDGGRSEARMQTLLRQYGVQGLDLVAASHGDADHITGLIPAVTLYKPKFFLNNGIAATTQTWNKLITATQKAGTQGLVARDQQVINLGSVKLTVLAPPPGMPRGEQNVNSVGLLVQYGSFRALLTGDSETAETAGWLKRYPASFLGPIDVYKSIHHGAANGDSAAWLAAVRPRNVVIGVGPNNYGHPTGAALNLYRKVGANVFRTDQQGTVTVTVQPGGKYAITTERQGGVKPAPAATPTPRPQPAPTPVTPPPSSVYYPNCAAARAAGAAPVRVGQPGYGRHLDRDGDGVGCE; this is encoded by the coding sequence GTGAGGGGGCTGCTCGCGCTGACGGTTCTGGCCCTGGGCACCGCGCAGGCGGCCCCCCTGACCATTCGTTTCCTCGATGTAGGCCAGGGGGACGCGGTCCTCATCACCTCGCCCGAGGGCAAGAGCGTTCTCTACGACGGGGGCCGCAGTGAGGCCCGGATGCAGACGCTGCTGCGGCAATACGGCGTACAGGGCCTCGACCTCGTGGCCGCCAGCCACGGGGACGCCGACCACATCACTGGGCTGATTCCGGCGGTGACGCTCTACAAGCCGAAGTTCTTCCTGAACAACGGCATCGCTGCGACGACGCAGACGTGGAACAAGCTGATCACCGCCACCCAGAAGGCCGGGACGCAGGGTTTGGTCGCCAGAGACCAGCAGGTCATCAACCTGGGCAGCGTGAAGCTCACCGTGCTCGCGCCTCCTCCGGGGATGCCCAGGGGAGAGCAGAACGTCAATTCAGTAGGACTGCTCGTGCAGTACGGCTCCTTCCGGGCGCTGCTGACGGGCGATAGCGAGACCGCGGAAACAGCGGGGTGGCTCAAGCGGTACCCGGCGAGCTTCCTGGGTCCCATCGACGTGTACAAGAGCATCCACCACGGGGCCGCCAATGGGGACAGCGCGGCGTGGCTGGCGGCGGTGCGCCCCCGCAACGTGGTGATCGGCGTGGGGCCGAACAACTACGGTCACCCGACGGGGGCGGCGCTGAACCTGTACCGGAAGGTGGGGGCAAACGTGTTCCGCACGGATCAGCAGGGGACGGTCACGGTCACGGTGCAACCGGGGGGCAAGTACGCCATCACGACCGAGCGGCAGGGGGGCGTGAAGCCTGCACCAGCGGCAACGCCGACGCCCAGACCCCAACCGGCTCCTACGCCCGTCACGCCCCCACCGTCGAGCGTGTATTACCCGAACTGTGCGGCCGCCCGTGCGGCGGGAGCGGCCCCGGTGCGGGTCGGACAGCCAGGGTACGGGCGGCACCTGGACCGGGATGGCGACGGGGTGGGCTGCGAGTAG
- a CDS encoding phosphotransferase enzyme family protein codes for MSLSPEAVPPAVPLGQLEEVLTAYDLPGPVGLTWLRRGFNDHYEVTAGASRYILRVYLPDKPYIRSLSDFQAEVEALNVLALEGLPVSAPVPDRRGNLLTRLEVEGGSRPLALFTYAPGEERRGRDFTEAAARNLGMTLARIHQLADERHLGRDRYTLDEEFLVDRPIAALRRALGADADGLETYGETLKAGLRHLPRTQGAFGFIHGDLHTGNLRVEHDRCTVFDFDHGAQGWRAYDLAVLRMSLPDGPWAALLEAYRSVRPFSEEEEAALPLLAQVRELWDPGDFLTMLYTGAWGPPTIPEKGLDRIRTQVRGWLDAGSPPSPEQPS; via the coding sequence GTGAGCCTGTCCCCCGAGGCCGTTCCTCCAGCGGTGCCGCTCGGGCAGTTGGAAGAGGTGCTCACCGCCTATGACCTGCCTGGGCCGGTGGGTCTGACCTGGTTGCGCCGCGGCTTCAACGACCACTACGAGGTCACGGCTGGTGCGTCCCGCTACATTCTGCGTGTCTACCTGCCGGACAAGCCCTACATCCGGAGCCTGAGCGACTTTCAGGCCGAGGTCGAAGCGCTGAACGTCCTGGCTTTGGAAGGCCTCCCGGTCAGTGCCCCGGTGCCCGACCGGAGGGGCAACCTCCTCACCAGGCTGGAGGTCGAGGGCGGGTCCCGTCCTCTGGCCCTCTTTACCTATGCCCCAGGTGAGGAGCGGCGTGGGCGGGACTTCACCGAGGCCGCCGCCAGGAACCTGGGGATGACCCTGGCCCGTATTCATCAGCTCGCCGATGAGCGGCACCTGGGTCGGGACCGCTACACCCTGGACGAAGAATTTCTCGTGGACCGCCCCATTGCTGCCCTGCGCCGTGCCCTGGGGGCCGACGCGGACGGTCTGGAGACCTACGGGGAAACCTTGAAGGCTGGCCTCCGTCACCTTCCCCGTACCCAGGGAGCCTTCGGGTTCATTCACGGGGACCTGCATACCGGAAACCTGCGGGTGGAACATGACCGCTGCACAGTGTTCGACTTCGATCACGGGGCACAGGGGTGGCGAGCCTACGACCTGGCGGTCTTGAGGATGAGTCTCCCGGATGGACCGTGGGCGGCCTTGCTGGAGGCGTACCGCTCGGTCCGTCCCTTCAGCGAAGAAGAAGAGGCCGCCCTGCCGCTGCTGGCCCAGGTCCGGGAGCTGTGGGATCCGGGGGATTTCCTCACGATGCTCTACACCGGGGCGTGGGGTCCACCCACCATCCCCGAGAAGGGGCTCGACCGGATTCGGACCCAGGTGCGGGGATGGCTGGACGCCGGGAGCCCACCGTCTCCAGAACAGCCGTCCTAA
- a CDS encoding arsenate reductase ArsC yields MLRVLILCTHNSARSQMAEALTRAAAQRLGLDLEVQSAGTEATRVKDDAKTVMAEIGLNLDGQTSKTLWDVPDWQNFDYVITVCDSAAEACPAYPGKTHRLHYPFVDPSGGSLDRWREVRDQLEGQFGAFVQALGDGQPVPASYDDNPAVNAQ; encoded by the coding sequence ATGCTCCGTGTCCTGATTCTCTGCACCCACAATTCCGCCCGCTCCCAGATGGCCGAAGCCCTAACCCGGGCCGCTGCCCAGCGCCTCGGACTTGACCTCGAAGTGCAGTCCGCCGGAACCGAGGCCACCCGGGTCAAGGATGACGCCAAGACCGTCATGGCTGAGATCGGCCTGAACCTCGACGGACAGACCAGCAAGACGCTCTGGGACGTGCCGGACTGGCAGAACTTCGATTATGTGATCACGGTCTGCGACTCCGCTGCTGAAGCCTGCCCGGCCTATCCAGGCAAGACGCACCGCTTGCATTACCCCTTTGTCGATCCCTCGGGCGGGAGCTTGGACCGCTGGCGAGAGGTCCGTGACCAGCTTGAAGGGCAGTTCGGCGCCTTCGTGCAGGCCCTGGGGGACGGGCAGCCCGTGCCCGCGAGCTACGACGACAATCCCGCCGTGAACGCCCAGTAA
- a CDS encoding DUF3006 domain-containing protein, with the protein MDREHPTPPREDAPPTLAGPMHLVVDGIEGTVARVELPDGTTADWDLASLPRGVREGDVVRLHVEHGDLEIEIDHAETARRRGEAQAQLDALNQATPGGEIDL; encoded by the coding sequence ATGGACCGAGAGCATCCCACTCCCCCGCGTGAAGACGCTCCGCCGACCCTCGCCGGGCCGATGCACCTCGTGGTGGACGGTATCGAGGGAACGGTCGCCCGCGTCGAGCTCCCCGACGGCACCACCGCCGATTGGGATCTCGCCAGCCTGCCGCGCGGGGTCCGGGAGGGGGACGTCGTCCGGCTGCACGTCGAGCATGGCGACCTCGAGATCGAGATTGACCACGCGGAGACCGCGCGGCGGCGTGGTGAAGCCCAGGCGCAGCTCGACGCCCTGAATCAGGCGACCCCTGGTGGGGAGATCGACCTGTGA
- a CDS encoding phosphotransferase enzyme family protein produces MMGNPLPTPELMAVIAAHYGQTREQLSDLGSFENHVFAFPTPEGGRVLRLVHSSHRSERQVKAELHWLTFLADRGVSVAVPVPGPDGELLATWPDGANGSYVSAVFVRAEGERARPAELTPGQIRAWGRLLAEIHDHTVTYHPDDPGGRPTWQDDPYIRDRHALAAALPVSLDAGILTRFDALVETLSAQPTHPGRFGLIHNDAHPGNFLIQGEQLTLFDFDDCGHNFYVNDLAMALYYGVWGADDRETLGRRLWTHLLAGYREVRALDDADLALVPALLKLREVDLYLLLHGKWDLAQLSETQRATLATYRHNILNDVPYLAFLEETRLRVPQLHST; encoded by the coding sequence ATGATGGGTAACCCTCTCCCCACACCCGAGCTGATGGCGGTCATCGCCGCCCACTACGGCCAGACCCGCGAGCAGCTGAGCGACCTGGGCAGCTTCGAGAATCATGTCTTTGCCTTCCCCACGCCGGAGGGTGGCCGGGTGCTGCGCCTGGTGCACAGCAGCCACCGCAGCGAGCGGCAGGTGAAGGCCGAACTGCACTGGCTGACCTTCCTCGCCGACCGCGGCGTCAGCGTCGCCGTTCCGGTTCCCGGCCCCGACGGTGAGCTGTTGGCCACCTGGCCGGACGGCGCGAATGGATCGTATGTCTCGGCGGTCTTCGTGCGTGCCGAGGGGGAACGCGCCCGGCCCGCCGAATTGACCCCGGGCCAGATTCGCGCTTGGGGGCGCCTGCTGGCCGAGATCCACGACCACACGGTCACGTACCACCCGGACGACCCAGGCGGACGCCCCACCTGGCAGGATGATCCCTACATCCGCGACCGCCATGCCCTGGCTGCCGCCCTGCCTGTGTCCCTGGATGCGGGCATCCTGACCCGCTTCGACGCGCTCGTCGAGACCCTCAGTGCGCAGCCCACCCACCCGGGGAGGTTCGGGTTGATCCACAACGACGCGCACCCGGGCAACTTCCTGATCCAGGGCGAACAGCTCACGCTGTTTGACTTCGACGACTGCGGGCACAACTTCTACGTCAACGACCTGGCGATGGCCCTGTACTACGGCGTGTGGGGCGCGGACGACCGGGAAACGCTGGGGCGTCGCCTGTGGACGCACCTGCTGGCAGGCTACCGGGAGGTCCGGGCATTGGACGACGCGGACCTCGCCCTGGTCCCGGCGCTGCTCAAGCTGCGCGAGGTGGACCTGTACCTGCTGCTGCACGGCAAGTGGGACCTCGCGCAGCTCTCGGAGACGCAACGGGCGACCCTGGCAACCTACCGGCACAACATCCTGAATGACGTGCCCTACCTGGCATTTCTGGAGGAGACGAGGCTGCGCGTTCCCCAGCTCCATTCCACCTGA
- a CDS encoding recombinase family protein — MKAVAYYRVSRQKQAASGLGLEAQQANVAAFAKARGYEVTATFTEIETGTNKRQRPELARALEQARREGAELLIAKLDRLARNVHFVSGLMESRVRFTAVDMPEVDSLTVHILAAVAEKEAKMISTRTKDALKAARARGVKLGNPQNLTLEARRQGAQARRTRAVESYRLVSGYVQVLRAQGLTLQRIADRLNAEGHRTVTGKLWRPVQVRNVLLRAQREGGVQ, encoded by the coding sequence ATGAAAGCCGTCGCCTATTACCGGGTCTCCCGACAGAAACAGGCCGCCTCCGGCCTGGGTCTGGAAGCCCAGCAGGCGAACGTGGCCGCCTTCGCCAAAGCCCGGGGGTATGAAGTGACCGCCACCTTTACCGAGATCGAGACCGGCACCAACAAACGTCAGCGTCCTGAACTCGCCCGCGCTCTCGAACAGGCCCGACGGGAGGGCGCCGAACTCCTGATCGCCAAGCTCGACCGCCTTGCCCGCAATGTCCATTTTGTCTCCGGCCTGATGGAAAGCCGGGTGCGCTTCACCGCCGTGGACATGCCGGAGGTGGACTCGCTGACCGTGCACATCCTGGCGGCGGTCGCCGAGAAGGAAGCCAAGATGATCTCCACCCGGACCAAGGACGCTTTGAAGGCGGCCAGGGCCAGGGGCGTCAAGCTGGGTAATCCACAGAACCTGACGCTGGAAGCGAGGCGGCAGGGCGCTCAGGCTCGGCGCACCCGCGCGGTCGAGAGTTACCGACTGGTGAGTGGGTACGTGCAGGTCCTGCGGGCACAGGGCCTGACGTTGCAACGGATCGCCGACCGATTGAACGCTGAGGGACACCGCACGGTGACTGGCAAGCTCTGGCGGCCCGTTCAGGTGCGGAATGTGCTGCTGCGGGCGCAGAGAGAGGGTGGCGTGCAGTGA